Genomic DNA from uncultured Acetobacterium sp.:
TCCGTCCATGAAACCAGAGAGGAAAAAGAAATGAATGATTTAATCAATATTGAAAACAAAGATGGTTTGTTATTTGTAAGCAGCCGGGAGATAGCAGAAAGATTTGGTAAGGAACATTACCATGTAGTGGATGCAATTGATAATAAGATCAAGAATCTAACCCACGAAAATCCGGGGGTTAAAATATCAGAACTATTCATTGAAAGCTATTTCAATCACAAAGGTAATCACTACAAAGAATATCATTTGACACGAGATGGATTTAGTTTTATAGCCATGGGGTTTACTGGTTCAAAAGCAGACGTCTGGAGACTTAAATATATTGAGGCGTTTAATCAGATGGAATATGAAATCAAAAGGATAAATCAACCCCAAGGAGAGGAGCTTTTGGCGCTGGCTGTTCTACATGCTCAAAAGGTTATTGAAGCAAAGGACTCATTGCTAAATGATCAAAAACCAAAAGTTCTTTTAGCGGATGCCATCATGGCAAACGAAACGTCAATTTCAATCAAAGAATTGGCTGTAAT
This window encodes:
- a CDS encoding phage regulatory protein/antirepressor Ant, which encodes MNDLINIENKDGLLFVSSREIAERFGKEHYHVVDAIDNKIKNLTHENPGVKISELFIESYFNHKGNHYKEYHLTRDGFSFIAMGFTGSKADVWRLKYIEAFNQMEYEIKRINQPQGEELLALAVLHAQKVIEAKDSLLNDQKPKVLLADAIMANETSISIKELAVILKQNGVDTGEKRLFEWMRSKGYLTKRRGKETSLPSQRSLEMGLLETALIPYFRKDGSSETYLKPMVTVKGRQYFINKLLG